From a single Epinephelus fuscoguttatus linkage group LG18, E.fuscoguttatus.final_Chr_v1 genomic region:
- the LOC125878616 gene encoding heat shock protein 30-like has product MLCSHGFHSALSPFMDFHWPVYTLRSEVRPLLYQQDVLQRNLKELRSSLELMDKLQHKIQEETEPFQTSVAVQPVSFQLEKEGEHFGLTLDTRGFTPEELSVRQEGRRLRVGGKTEKKQEDGKGSYSYRLQEFRQEFDLPQGSNPEAVTCCLAPDGKLHIQAAKAPCVEEAERELTIKRSSEEETQQSVCSHTEGSSTDSSTKGTHENMDSST; this is encoded by the coding sequence atGCTGTGCTCCCATGGATTCCACTCTGCCCTCAGTCCATTCATGGACTTCCACTGGCCTGTATACActctgaggtcagaggtcaggccTCTGCTCTACCAGCAGGATGTACTGCAGAGAAACCTAAAGGAGCTCCGCAGCAGTCTGGAGCTGATGGACAAACTTCAACACAAGATCCAGGAGGAGACAGAGCCCTTCCAAACCAGCGTGGCTGTGCAACCGGTCTCCTTCCAGctggagaaagagggagagcacTTCGGCCTGACCCTGGACACTCGAGGCTTCACCCCAGAGGAGCTGTCTGTCAGACAGGAGGGCAGGAGGCTGAGAGTCGGCGGGaagacagagaagaagcagGAGGACGGGAAAGGCTCCTACTCTTACAGACTCCAGGAGTTCAGACAGGAGTTTGATCTGCCCCAAGGGTCCAACCCTGAAGCCGTCACCTGCTGCCTGGCTCCAGACGGGAAGCTCCACATCCAGGCAGCCAAAGCTCCATGTGTGGAGGAGGCTGAGAGAGAGCTGACTATCAAGAGGAGCTCGgaggaggaaacacagcagagtgtgtgttcacacacagaaggcagcagcacagacagcagCACGAAGGGcacacatgaaaacatggaCTCATCTACATGA
- the LOC125878615 gene encoding heat shock protein 30-like: protein MLCSHGFHSALSPFMDFHWPVYTLRSEVRPLLYQQDVLQRNLKELRSSLELMDKLQHKIQEETEPFQTSEAVQPVSFQLEKEGEHFGLTLDTRGFSPEELSVRQEGRRLRVSGKTEKKQEDGKGSYSYRLQEFRQEFDLPQGSNPEAVTCCLAPDGKLHIQAAKAPCVEEAERELTIKRSSEEETQQSVCSHSEGSSTDSSTKGTPENMDSST, encoded by the coding sequence atGCTGTGCTCCCATGGATTCCACTCTGCCCTCAGTCCATTCATGGACTTCCACTGGCCTGTATACACTctaaggtcagaggtcaggccTCTGCTCTACCAGCAGGATGTACTGCAGAGAAACCTAAAGGAGCTCCGCAGCAGTCTGGAGCTGATGGACAAACTTCAACACAAGATCCAGGAGGAGACAGAGCCCTTCCAAACCAGCGAGGCCGTGCAACCGGTCTCCTTCCAGctggagaaagagggagagcacTTCGGCCTGACCCTGGACACTCGAGGCTTTTCCCCAGAAGAGCTGTCTGTCAGACAGGAGGGCAGGAGGCTGAGAGTCAGCGGGaagacagagaagaagcagGAGGACGGGAAAGGCTCCTACTCTTACAGACTCCAGGAGTTCAGACAGGAGTTTGATCTGCCCCAAGGGTCCAACCCTGAAGCCGTCACCTGCTGCCTGGCTCCAGACGGGAAGCTCCACATCCAGGCAGCCAAAGCTCCATGTGTGGAGGAGGCTGAGAGAGAGCTGACTATCAAGAGGAGCTCGgaggaggaaacacagcagagtgtgtgttcacactcagaaggcagcagcacagacagcagCACGAAGGGCACACCTGAAAACATGGACTCATCTACATGA